The region tttacacATCATGGTCATGGGCAAATAATATGACTCAGAAAGTCACTGAAATTGCAATAATTAAGTCTAAGGAAGTCACCATTTAGAGaaacattacattataaatTACTGCCCTGGTATGGGTGTGTACACCTGAGTACCAGGTGGTAATTATCCACCTCACAGGCTGATAACCTCCCAAATTgcgtacatatatacagatatataggGCTGCATGGCCATTACAGCAACCGGTCATGCATTGTAGGGGGAATGGCAATAGCAAAATTCTCCACAccactggattctaggctagtaGCTGGTAGACATGAAATTTGTTGAATAAAGCAAATTGAACCTTCTCCAGGTATTAATCAGATTGTGTATGTCTTTGCATAAGATTCACTCAAAAACTgctttacaaacaaaattccaTGCAGTTCATCTATATACATCTAAATGCACCACTTATATACAATGTTGCGCTTTCAATCCTTCAGAATTTATGAATGGTGAGTTGAACGCTGTGCAGCAGAATGTGACATCTAGCAAGAAGTGGACATATGCAACTAATGCAACAATAGAATTTACTGCAGGAATCTATGATCCAAGTCATTATTTCAATGCTTCTACTATGCTGTTTATGTGGGACTTTGGCAATGACATGGTTCAGAATACAACCAAGGTAAGGCGGTGAGGATGTCAAAGTATTTGATGGTTAAATTTCTTTTTGCACACAGTCTGTTGATGACAGTAGCTTAGTTGTTTTGATAATTATTGTTCCTGTCTTATATTGTCGTTATTGTCATCTGTCATCTGTACAGGTAGACTATAAGGAACATGTAACATTTGTTGTTcagtgtatgtgtacgtgtatttATGAATGTACAATTTATCTGCTGTACCAGGTATATAAGGTAGCTAGCTCAAACCTCAAACTGGgattataattaatataaacTGGCACTCCCATTTTGGCAAAAAACAGTTTAAGAACCAGTCCCATTTTGGAAATTGGAGTGGTCTCAGATTGGAATTGAAATCATACCCAAACTGGAACTAGGACTGGTCTCAGACAGGAACTGGGACCAGTCTCATATTAGGACTCGGACTAGACGCTCTcacagccctcggagcttcaCATAACGTACTACATGACCGTACTCGAATAACCTtgtactgtgtgccctcatCGACGACATAGAGATAACTATTCGTTGACCTGTGACGGTGACACTCCGTGTTTTCGTGAAGCCAAGcatcgcagtcacacgtcaacaaatggttatcgctatcatggtcgatgagggcgcacagtacaaggatatttgaGTACGGTTATATAgctggtatcggtacatacaaaataattcgtttagctttaattttagtaaagcgaagctccgaggactgtgagagagtctagacTGGGACTGGTCCCAGATTAAGTTTTGTTGAAACTGGGAGTTTCAGTTTATGATGTGACTCAGTGATTGTTTTGTACGCTAGCTGTCATCAACAAAACAAGTCTGTCAGCAATGCTTTCTGAATGTGTATGACAAAGCAAAATTATTTTTAAGCAACTCTTACAAACCTCTCTGTACAAGTGCTTAAAGCAAACATACCTGGATTCTCTGAGACTTCTTTGATCAGAAtttataaattttgataaaactaTTTATTTGACAGAAAAATGAAGATTTCCTTTCATTATGAATGAATTTCAACAAAGATTTTATAATTTCCAAAAGAATGGTACTATTCCTTGTTTTCTCTTATGTTTCCccttttttatcaaaattacgTGATTGAACTCCTGAAAGATTCATGTATGATGAAATAATTGACATTCATAGTAATACGTTTACTGTAATTACCAAACATTTCATCTTAATAGTTTTTTTAATGGCAGCCAAATTATTTCCCTACAGCCTAGTGCATTGGCCAGCTATCCATTAGCCGGGAGGTATAACGTGTCTGTGAAAATTAAAGCATCGGTACCATTACAACCCACTGTGTATATTGTCAAGTCAGGACAATTTAATCAGACTCTCACATTGATGGGTAGGTATTTCACACATTGACATGTATACGTCTTGGAGACAGTCTCAAATTGTTGTTAAAACTCAGAAAGTGGGATTGGTCATCTAGATGAACTGAATGATTGTGATAGATGACTAACTGACTAGAGATGACAGCATTGTATTTTACTACCACGTACAATTTTCATTCCTCGCCAAAAAGTGTTACTCATTGGTATGAGGCAGGGTTATACACAccattataattttattttctttctcaaaCCTGTATTTTGTTCTCAATCTTGCATTAGATAGCAAGGTACGATCATCACATTTTTTCTGACTTCACAACCAAGTATACATCAAATATATGCtttgaatgttttcaaaattgcaAAAGTATACTTTTAGTATGGAATAAGGATATTTTAAGTATATTTTTCACCATTCCATGTGATAAGGGTATAGTTTATCGTCTCTCCacaatgaaatttcatttcTGAACTTATCCAAAAGATAGTGTCATAAAGGCctatgattcaatcccaggttctcgcattagtgtttatcttatcagtggagccatgaggattacataggatcattcttttgttctggaccttttctatagctctgccagacaactatcATTCACACCTAAATGCTAATCCTTATTTTGAGATGAATCGAATGCATTGCGTAGAATTGAACTTTTTGAAAGTTTCAATGTGATACACTTTGTTAAACTAACTTGCATTCAGGATTATCAAATGTCAACCTTGTGCAGTCACTTCATGCAGCTGTAAATGTATTCATGTGAAAATGatgttgattttaaaatatAGAGACTGCAGTTCAAGACTGCCAATgatcatatcaatatatttataaaatattccCTTCACAGTCTGTCCACTAAATGTCTGCCTTGAATtaaaaatatgacttttaagtACAAGTCTTATGGCTTCAACAGCAAATTGATTTAATCTCTTCCATAGATCAAATGATACGAGTTTCTGTTGTAGCTGATTAACATTCGTGAATTCTTACTATTGCCTTTTCTAGATCCTGTTGAGAATGTAGCTATGTACGGTAGTAATACAGTAACTGTTGGACATGATTCCAACTACACAATGACATGTACTGGAAGGTAAGTCTGTGTAAATCACCTGCTAAAGACACTGTATGGCTACTGACTTTACCTAAACAGTCAGAATTACTAAATTGTTCACAAttctcctacactgtcttacaGTAAGCAGCGCCCTCTGGTGGTGGATGTTGCAAATCTGTGATAGCTTCTTCTTTATTTGACAACATGAACAGTGACATTTCAATTTCTGTGTTGTTGTTATGATGTTTGTCCAAGTGCAAATGAACATATACCTACTGGTTGATCACACAGTTTGTGTGGAGCACTAAAATCTCAGCTGAACTACTCTAGCAATCCATTGTTATTGTTAGCTGGATGAttgaaaaattgacatttgGTTTTCATTCCAAAGAACAAAAAGTAGAGTACACGTCAAAAGTACCACTTTATATTTTCTAACGTCtaccactaggtggcgctggtcatcaaaatgtcaaattcatcCAAATGCCAGATATAGTTTATAAGTTACACATAGATGTACAACTAGAAAGTATGTTATTgattattgtaattttatttatttccaaaatttgttgtttgtttatcgTGAATATTCAACTGCCAGTCTTTAACAAATATACACGTATGGCAGTGCAGTATTGGTATCGGTATCTGTATTTGAAGTTCCAGTGACACCATGTTCAGATAGTCAAAGTTGTTATTCAGGCCTAAAGAGGGTGCTCTTTCCAAAATCCCAAATGCTGTCGTTGccaaataaaaatgcaaaatgtGCAGTATACTTACAGATATATGGTGTCTTTTTTCTACTAGTATGCCTGTCACTATGTGTTGGTATCTTAATCTTGATGGGAGCTGTGAAGTCGGAATCAATCAAACTTTCACCGATGTTTGCCAAGAGGTTGTCCTTAAAAAGACGTGCCAACTCAATCTGGTACATTACTTCAATTCTACCGGACAGATGTGTCTGACTGTCATTGCATATAATGATATCAGTTTGGATGTAGCTTCTCTGGACATCAAAGTCAACAAGCCTGGTAGGTGTATAGATCATGTTATTCATCACTGTGAAATACACGAACATATAGTAGAGTTTTGTAATGTTGTAAGTTTATACTTGTTCTAAGTTCCAATAATGCAAAAATAGCagaaataacacattttgtCATCATGACAAAATTGCATATATTATACAGTATTTTTCCAAGAATCATGCTTTTCACAAGAGAGCTCAGTGACCAAGAACGCTTGAAAATGAAAGGGTAAGTCCAACAACATTTTCAGATCAACTGGAATTTGGCAGAGCAACTTAGATGCAAAAATTAATAGgacaaaatatgtttttgaaTAATCACACTGCTGTGATCTTCATTGATACATTACTGCAGTGTGACTACATGTAGATCAGCACAAATGTATGAAAACTGATCTTAAAAACTTCTCTACATCTCTGTTTTACTTTACAGCACCAGGGCCATCACCAGCCGTAACTGCATCAATGACATCACTTGCTGCCCTAACAGCCATAGGTGGTATTCTTGTTGCTATATTTGCAGTACATCAACTCCTACGTGCTCGTAGAATGCACCGAGTTGAAGTGGCAGATTTTGACTTCATTAGAAGTTACAAGAGGAAAGAAAAAAGTCAAAGACCCATGTTTCCAGTATTCAGTTTCCAATCTAAAAAGACTGAGAAAAAACCACTGATGAATGAGTTTGGAACAAGTGCACCCAAACACAAGTACTCGTCATTTCAAGAGATATTATAGAAGACAAGTTCATCAATGCAATAATTTGATAAAgtctaaaatatatatatacgaacATAATCCAGATGAGGTAAATACCAGTGAACTATGGAAATTGGTATTAATACAATTGGTGATATCAAATTCTGCTTTGCCGGTTTCTGAGTCACGTTTTGATCCTCACACCAATTTTTTAGTCCctgcggacgaagtccggaacggggacttatggattgggttccgtctgtccgtccgtccgtccgtccgtccgtccgcagccgtttcttggagatgcctgtaccgatttttttcaaacttggtacaggggcaacatgctatggcatacatatgcacgtcaatttgttttatgatacgatccaatatggccgcctagcagccattttgtttgtgaattttccctgtctaaagccataactcagacatgcttgaacaaatctcattcagagttggtattaggacagtgttctatggcatatatgtgcatattcattgttgtcatgatacgatccaatatggccgcctggcagccattttgtttgtgaattttcatgtccaaagccataacttagacatgcttgaacagatctcattcaaagttggtattaggacagtgttctatgacatacatgtgcatatccattttcattgtgatacgatccaatatggctgcctggcagccattttgtttgcaaattttccatgtccaaagccataactcagacatgcttgaacagatctcattcaaagttggtattaggacagtgttctatgacatacatgtgcatatccattttcattgtgatacgatccaatatggctgcctggcagccattttgtttgcaaattttccatgtccaaagccataactcagacatgcttgaacagatctcattcgaagttggtattaggacagtgttctatgacatacatgtgcatatccattttcgtcatgatacgatccaatatggctgcctggcagccattttgtttgtgaatttttcatgtccaaagccataactcagacatgcttgaacagatctcattcagagttggtattaggacagtgttctatgacatacatttgcatatccattttcatattgatatgatcccccatacccgaccaatccatgttccatgtccgaaaagcagacacaacatatctaagtctgtttgatttaggttcacaagtgttgttgcgtgatcagagtagtgctaattccttaaaacccaatcatagcggggactatgtcattctcaatggcttgttaaCTGTGTTTTTAATGTGAGTGCATAAACTGTGAGACACTCCTACCAAAATTAGACACTCTTACATTTACACGCTCAAGTATTTTAGAGATCTATCGCGGAAGAACTGAAATCCAACTGGAAATATGGAAATCCATGAGaataaattacaacaatgtacacaaacacgatgaaagtaaaaatgaaagtacatgtgCATGCACCGGTAAATTCTATTCCATATAAATACTTTATGCCAGTGTCTTGCACAATTTTAATgaatacttttaaaatattgatattttttcacttttcaacTTTTACCGTCATGAATTGTTAAAACTATAAATGTAATGATAATAACAGAATTAGAGATTTGCCAAGTACTGATGAAATATGAAGGTATTAGTTGCCGTGCCAGTCTgagatgtatatttttatatacaatCCTAACTATTTCTCAAATgaattgtatatataattttaatggGAAATTCAGTTAGTTTTAAATAATGATCATGCTTTCATATAATAATATCTATGAAAATGTACTCAAAATTACTATTAATGTTCTTTAGAAAATGTTGATAGAGCCTTGGAAATTTGCAAAACATGTTGTTAGATGTATTAGTTCGTAAAATTTTTAAGAATCTTAGAGTGATATGTAGTACTCTGTATAAAGCTTTGTATATAGTACTTTGGTCATGTATTATCACTGGCAGAAGACAGCATCAAATGCAATGTACTAAACCCATAGCAAAGGATCTACAATTTATAAGCCCAGTAACCATTGGGCTAATAGCCCATAGGCTTGGCTACCTAACTTAACAATGTAAATCAttaagccagtatgtcaaggtagatagccaagtctctagacTATTGAGTTACGTTAATAATAATCTTGTCCATTATGGAGAGACGTAACATTTCCTACCACACCCTTCTTTAATGTAGCAgctatttaaaacaaaaaagagaTAATAGATTTAAAAATTGAACAAAAGCTTCGCAACCTTAAAATATCTCAGATTCATAACCTTATATGGTGTGGAGTAGTATCTCTTCAGTGCAGACGAACAAACAATTGTCTATGAATTTTAGAGAATCAGACTTTAATCCTGAAACCACTTTTATCATTCCAAGTAACAGCAGCACAGCAAATGCACATTTTATCTGTGATATTTGAATATGCCATACATGTTTATACATTTATCAGGTCGCCACTTTTTATATACAAGTTACACATTTAAAGAAAACTCTTAACCAGGAATATTGTGAGTTCCTGGACAGTGTCTGTGTAATATCCAGTTTCTTAATTGTCTTGTTATGTGTAAAGGTTTTAGTCTCCCAAAGCAGAGAGGGGattattacaatgggctctgtccatccatccatctgtctgttcaTCCGTAGTACATCATttctggtaggatagaggttgcaatgtgagtGCTTTAATCCTGTACGCTTagaaaggctgcaatggattgtatgttccctagggagttgaggaagtataaagggctgttgtgccgttatagatctgagccaggggtaatagttgtaaagtgctttgagcacccAGACTAGGTGgtaaagcgctatataaaaccaacattattattattattgttatttctcAGATATGCAAtatcttatttttttcaaatccgGCACAAAGGTGACgtgtcatatgggacatatgtgtgtcattttgtttcattacatatgcaaattagactgaatggcagccatatttatacttaaaaatcaatatttactgcataactcaaaatcTGTATTACATAGAAGTATGTATTTGAGAGGGctgtgtcttctacaaagacttgtctcttttgacttgttttgacaAGTGATGATAATATACGGAATAGTTGTGGGTACAGTACTGTTAAGTTATACAGAAACACTTTTTTAAAATGGAAACAGGTGTATCACTCTGTACTGTAGGATACTAAATGATACACCTGATTTTAAATGTACCATATTACATTGttagtgataagctattgacaTATATTACTAGTGCATGTAGTTCAACATAAGTATGTTCAAAGGCACGGGGatgttttatttgacatgttATACAGTTTTAGAATACAAACATTGCTAATCTTCCTGTAAGATGTGCATGAACCGATAAGAAAAATGTTAGCTGGAGGATTGATTCCTCACTTTTCTACACTACCACTTAATGGTCTGTCTGTGGGCTTGATATGTGCATACAGCGAGATTAGTAATAAGTGTATTGAAATGGTGCAATAATTGTATCTACACAATAGATGC is a window of Glandiceps talaboti chromosome 5, keGlaTala1.1, whole genome shotgun sequence DNA encoding:
- the LOC144435610 gene encoding transmembrane protein 130-like, coding for MSRRLIRIFLPTLVLLNSTFSKTSTPSDTSKEKGILILRNDGPTIADAITTFYAALVDDDNNEDNSDNQYLYEWKDDVPWHEEISQVSNANTKFSVKYTKLEIGSDHVMEVKVFKYRNGKKRSNVIAKAETIFTITEFMNGELNAVQQNVTSSKKWTYATNATIEFTAGIYDPSHYFNASTMLFMWDFGNDMVQNTTKPSALASYPLAGRYNVSVKIKASVPLQPTVYIVKSGQFNQTLTLMDPVENVAMYGSNTVTVGHDSNYTMTCTGSMPVTMCWYLNLDGSCEVGINQTFTDVCQEVVLKKTCQLNLVHYFNSTGQMCLTVIAYNDISLDVASLDIKVNKPAPGPSPAVTASMTSLAALTAIGGILVAIFAVHQLLRARRMHRVEVADFDFIRSYKRKEKSQRPMFPVFSFQSKKTEKKPLMNEFGTSAPKHKYSSFQEIL